A region from the Microcoleus sp. FACHB-672 genome encodes:
- a CDS encoding SDR family oxidoreductase, which translates to MQLKPINQQVVAVVGASSGIGRQTALQFAAQGAKVVVSARSQSGLESLVREIQNAGGVAVAITADVADFAQVQAIADKAVEVYGRLDTWVHLAATGVLATFDQITPEEFQRVIDVSLMGQVYGAMAALPHLKREGRGALIHISSMEGRRSVPLQSPYSSAKHGMEGFLESLRVELQHEKIPISVTSVKPAVINTPYYNHVRTKLGVKPTGIPPYYDPKLVADAILHVAEHPTRDYIVGDVGRVLDVLQRLSPGLVDLLLLLIAFPAQRTPEPKSEDAPDNLFEPMAGYDRVQGDFGHLTIPSLSDWIRLNPAVAIAGSVLGVAALLAAAAFIKPNQI; encoded by the coding sequence ATGCAACTGAAGCCGATAAACCAGCAGGTTGTCGCAGTCGTTGGAGCCTCCAGCGGCATCGGGCGTCAAACTGCCTTACAGTTCGCCGCACAAGGGGCAAAAGTGGTGGTTTCGGCTCGCAGCCAATCAGGGTTAGAGTCCTTGGTGCGAGAGATCCAAAATGCCGGCGGTGTGGCTGTGGCGATCACAGCTGATGTGGCAGACTTTGCTCAGGTGCAAGCGATTGCCGACAAAGCGGTAGAAGTATATGGCCGGCTCGATACTTGGGTTCACCTCGCAGCCACCGGCGTCCTTGCTACCTTTGACCAAATCACCCCAGAAGAATTTCAGCGCGTCATCGATGTTAGCTTGATGGGGCAAGTATACGGGGCAATGGCAGCGCTCCCCCATCTCAAGCGAGAAGGTCGGGGCGCATTGATTCACATTTCCTCAATGGAAGGCCGGCGATCCGTGCCGCTGCAAAGCCCTTATTCATCAGCAAAGCACGGCATGGAAGGCTTCCTCGAATCCCTGCGCGTGGAACTCCAACACGAAAAAATCCCCATCAGTGTCACGAGTGTCAAACCCGCGGTGATCAACACGCCTTACTACAATCACGTTCGCACCAAGTTAGGCGTAAAACCCACAGGAATCCCACCCTACTACGACCCCAAATTGGTTGCGGATGCGATCCTCCACGTGGCTGAGCATCCAACCCGTGACTACATTGTGGGAGATGTCGGTCGAGTGCTGGATGTGCTGCAACGGCTTTCACCTGGGCTGGTGGATCTGCTGTTGCTACTCATCGCCTTTCCGGCACAGCGAACCCCTGAGCCAAAGTCTGAGGATGCGCCGGACAATTTGTTTGAGCCAATGGCCGGTTATGACCGAGTGCAGGGAGATTTTGGTCACTTGACAATCCCCAGCTTATCTGACTGGATAAGGCTGAATCCGGCAGTGGCAATTGCCGGCAGCGTCTTGGGAGTGGCCGCCTTGCTGGCAGCAGCCGCGTTCATCAAGCCAAATCAAATTTAG
- the galK gene encoding galactokinase has protein sequence MNFQEIFGQEPTIEASAPGRVNLLGEHTDYNDGFVLPTTIPQRTTVQLGLSGDKQHHFYSENLDERVTISQSDPTPSGFASYVFGCIRLLEKEGYTIPAVNVYVNSFVPMGCGLSSSAALEVAMLRALRELLNLPLDDVRLAQIGQQVEIQYAGLNCGIMDQMASSLASTDSMLFLDTRTLERRVLPFPAGAEILVIDSGVHHELAAGSGYNQRRAECEEAAHLLGVKALRDITDPQVTESLPELLAQRARHVITEDNRVLEAVEGVSAQRFGELMNASHTSQRDDYEVSVPAVDSLAAILQETPGVFGARLTGGGFGGACVALVETGKGAEIAKNVLEHYNSAGHTGRVLVCPEL, from the coding sequence ATGAATTTTCAAGAAATATTTGGTCAAGAACCGACAATAGAAGCCAGTGCGCCCGGACGCGTTAATTTACTCGGAGAACATACTGACTACAATGATGGATTCGTCTTGCCAACGACGATTCCTCAACGCACGACGGTACAGTTAGGTTTGAGTGGGGATAAACAGCACCACTTCTACTCGGAAAATTTAGACGAACGGGTAACAATTTCACAAAGTGATCCCACCCCGTCTGGGTTCGCCAGTTATGTATTTGGCTGCATCCGGCTATTAGAAAAAGAAGGCTATACCATCCCGGCTGTGAACGTGTACGTCAATTCATTCGTGCCGATGGGTTGCGGTTTGTCTAGTAGTGCGGCTTTGGAAGTGGCGATGCTGCGAGCACTGCGTGAACTTTTAAATCTGCCTCTCGATGATGTGCGGCTAGCGCAAATCGGACAGCAAGTGGAAATTCAGTATGCCGGTTTAAACTGCGGCATTATGGATCAAATGGCATCAAGTTTAGCCAGCACTGATTCCATGCTATTTTTGGACACGCGCACTTTAGAACGGCGAGTGTTGCCTTTTCCTGCCGGCGCAGAAATCCTCGTCATAGATAGTGGCGTGCATCACGAACTCGCCGCAGGAAGCGGTTACAATCAGCGTCGGGCTGAATGTGAAGAAGCAGCGCACCTGCTAGGCGTAAAAGCCCTTAGAGATATTACCGATCCGCAAGTTACAGAGTCCTTACCCGAATTGCTAGCCCAGCGGGCGCGTCATGTCATTACTGAAGATAACCGTGTGCTAGAGGCTGTGGAAGGGGTATCAGCCCAGCGATTTGGAGAGTTAATGAATGCTTCCCATACCAGCCAGCGCGATGATTACGAAGTTTCAGTGCCGGCAGTCGATAGCCTAGCGGCAATTTTACAAGAAACCCCCGGCGTCTTTGGTGCACGCCTCACAGGTGGCGGTTTTGGGGGTGCCTGCGTCGCTTTAGTGGAGACGGGTAAAGGTGCAGAGATCGCTAAAAATGTGTTGGAACATTATAATAGTGCCGGTCACACAGGACGCGTATTAGTTTGCCCAGAATTGTAA
- a CDS encoding MBL fold metallo-hydrolase, which translates to MSEIKTIVLPIDREQPDVENGSIFFVGTATVILRYAGFTILTDPNFLHQGDHIHLGYGIRTTRTTNPAIEIEALPPIDLLVLSHMHEDHFDRVAEEKLDKTIPIVSTQHAIAKLNKKGFNSTYALETWEKITFTKGEEKLCISAMPGIHGPAFISAALPPVMGSMLEFQTFAGKTRFRLYITGDTLITEQLKEIPKRYSDIDLALLHLGGTMVFGVLLTMDGKQGVEAIQIIAPHTAIPIHYNDYTVFKSPLEDFMKAVTAAGLEERVKYLNHGDTYTFKVPTA; encoded by the coding sequence ATGAGTGAAATAAAAACGATTGTTCTACCCATTGATCGGGAACAGCCGGATGTGGAAAATGGCTCGATCTTCTTTGTGGGAACGGCAACAGTTATCCTTCGTTATGCAGGATTCACAATTCTAACTGACCCGAACTTTCTCCATCAGGGCGACCACATACATTTGGGCTATGGAATTCGCACGACGCGAACCACAAATCCCGCTATAGAAATTGAAGCCTTGCCACCCATCGACTTACTCGTGCTTTCGCATATGCATGAGGATCATTTTGATCGCGTGGCAGAGGAAAAGCTCGATAAAACGATTCCCATTGTTAGCACGCAGCACGCTATCGCTAAGCTGAATAAGAAAGGATTTAATTCAACTTACGCCCTAGAAACTTGGGAAAAAATAACCTTTACAAAAGGTGAAGAAAAACTTTGTATCAGCGCGATGCCGGGTATACATGGCCCGGCTTTTATTTCTGCTGCACTGCCGCCGGTGATGGGGAGTATGCTGGAATTTCAGACATTTGCCGGCAAGACTCGCTTTCGCCTTTACATTACGGGAGATACGCTGATTACGGAACAGTTGAAGGAAATTCCTAAGCGTTACTCTGATATTGATTTGGCCCTACTGCACTTGGGCGGAACAATGGTTTTTGGGGTGTTACTAACGATGGATGGAAAACAAGGCGTAGAAGCGATTCAAATTATCGCACCTCACACTGCTATCCCCATTCACTATAACGATTATACGGTTTTTAAATCGCCCCTTGAGGACTTTATGAAGGCCGTAACTGCAGCCGGCCTTGAAGAACGAGTGAAATACTTAAATCACGGGGACACTTACACATTTAAAGTGCCGACAGCTTAA
- a CDS encoding signal peptidase I: MQPQVIFGNAGTEGAPRRGWFMGHFLDLPDDPRSTSELEVKWAVHEAGEGRNQWATNAEATTLSILIQGRFSIQFPEQEFMLSREGDYVLWSPGVPHTWLAEETSTILTIRWPSKSGDSVATSRAGTDQ, encoded by the coding sequence ATGCAACCTCAAGTTATTTTTGGAAATGCCGGCACGGAAGGTGCCCCTCGCCGGGGTTGGTTTATGGGGCACTTTCTAGACCTTCCTGATGATCCTCGTTCCACTTCCGAACTTGAAGTGAAATGGGCTGTTCATGAAGCGGGAGAAGGGAGAAATCAGTGGGCGACAAATGCTGAAGCAACCACCCTTTCTATCCTAATTCAAGGGCGATTTTCTATTCAATTTCCCGAACAAGAATTTATGCTTTCTCGTGAGGGCGATTATGTTCTGTGGTCTCCTGGAGTGCCTCATACTTGGTTAGCCGAAGAAACTTCGACCATTCTTACCATTAGATGGCCATCAAAGTCAGGGGATAGTGTGGCAACAAGTCGCGCCGGCACAGACCAGTGA
- a CDS encoding DUF4142 domain-containing protein gives MSRKNSLKKLAGFLGIASVSSLISLPVLAQMNVTPRTVSLSVSQGLDIAQNTPGTTGETGGSMNTPNNSSGPATDTNIPENITAPAGETNAPGRLQQGGGTNTPERMRQGGGSNTPSNTNGPAGEMNTPGTMQQRQGEGSNTPGTMQQRQGEGSNTPGTMQQRQGEGSNTPGTMQQRQGEGSNTPGTMQQRQGEGSNTPGTMQQRQGEGSNTPGTRNAPARGTNNPARGNSQSSLSTADKDFVMKAAQDNLAEIQLGQLAAEKATSDAVKEFGQMMVEHHTQATQELTQLARQKGLTLPTDMGEENRAKVERLSKLSGREFDSAYMQEMVNAHTEDVSLFQSQTQQGQAQDLKAWAAQKLPLLQEHLQMARSMTPEG, from the coding sequence ATGAGTCGCAAAAATAGCCTCAAGAAACTAGCAGGGTTTCTGGGAATCGCCAGTGTGAGTTCCTTAATCAGTCTGCCGGTATTGGCACAGATGAATGTAACACCTCGCACTGTTAGCCTATCTGTCTCTCAAGGTTTAGATATTGCTCAGAATACTCCAGGCACCACGGGTGAAACTGGGGGTTCTATGAATACTCCAAACAACAGCAGCGGGCCGGCAACAGACACGAATATCCCAGAAAATATCACCGCACCGGCAGGGGAAACAAACGCCCCAGGTAGGCTACAGCAGGGTGGGGGCACCAACACCCCAGAAAGGATGCGTCAGGGTGGGGGCAGCAACACCCCAAGTAACACCAACGGGCCGGCAGGAGAGATGAACACCCCCGGCACCATGCAGCAGCGTCAAGGTGAAGGCAGCAACACCCCCGGCACCATGCAGCAGCGTCAAGGTGAAGGTAGCAACACCCCCGGCACCATGCAGCAGCGTCAAGGTGAAGGCAGCAACACCCCCGGCACCATGCAGCAGCGTCAAGGTGAAGGCAGCAACACCCCCGGCACCATGCAGCAGCGTCAAGGTGAAGGCAGCAATACTCCCGGCACCATGCAGCAGCGTCAAGGTGAAGGCAGTAACACTCCAGGTACGAGAAATGCGCCGGCAAGGGGGACTAACAATCCCGCTAGAGGAAATTCCCAAAGTTCTCTGAGCACCGCAGACAAGGATTTCGTTATGAAAGCTGCCCAAGATAACCTAGCAGAAATCCAACTGGGTCAACTGGCAGCAGAAAAAGCCACATCTGACGCAGTCAAAGAGTTTGGGCAAATGATGGTAGAGCATCACACCCAAGCGACGCAAGAACTGACGCAATTAGCTCGCCAAAAAGGTCTGACTTTGCCAACAGATATGGGCGAAGAAAACCGAGCAAAGGTGGAGCGATTGTCCAAGCTTTCTGGGAGAGAGTTTGACTCAGCTTATATGCAAGAAATGGTCAACGCTCACACCGAGGATGTCTCCTTGTTCCAGAGCCAAACTCAACAAGGACAGGCTCAAGATTTGAAAGCCTGGGCTGCCCAGAAGCTCCCACTCCTACAGGAGCATCTACAAATGGCTCGGAGCATGACTCCAGAGGGGTAA
- a CDS encoding glycoside hydrolase family 2 protein, with protein MAYPRPQLQRPNWMSLNGPWKFTYDDDGRFVQPSDISEWTHTIEVPFAPETTRSGIGDTGFHPNCWYEREFDVPAGGGRVLLQFAAVDYRARVWVNGQFITEHEGGNTPFTADMTHVLNENGPQRVTVWAQDDPQDLAKPRGKQDWQLEPHSIWYPRTTGIWQTVWVERVPPTYIRNIRWTPDFERWEIGFEAFVSGEPCNDIQLKVKLSLGCQMLVNDTYEVINREVHRRIALSDPGIDDYRNELLWSPEKPSLIDAEIELWCDGQLMNVVRSYTAMRCVAIQRDRFMLNGRPYYLRLVLDQGYWPESFMTAPSDEALRRDVELVKAMGFNGVRKHQKIEDPRFLYWADVLGLLVWEEMPSAYRFTPKAVERITKEWAEVIERDVSHPCIVVWVPFNESWGVPNLTESAAHRNYVQALYHLTKTLDPTRPVIGNDGWESTDTDIIAIHDYDNKPQRLEKRYGPQVDLTKLFDRQRPGGRILTLDGHPHQGQPVMLTEFGGIAYAGREAPETDKVWGYVRAEEISELQLRYTALLEVVNRIEMFSGFCYTQLTDTFQEANGLLYGDRTPKFPIEAIATATLGGEEEDDVFCGTIKAGWPQADPIQSIPH; from the coding sequence ATGGCCTATCCACGCCCACAGTTACAACGCCCCAATTGGATGTCTCTTAACGGCCCGTGGAAGTTTACTTATGACGACGATGGGCGATTTGTTCAACCTAGTGATATTTCCGAGTGGACGCACACCATTGAGGTGCCGTTTGCGCCGGAAACGACCCGCAGTGGCATCGGCGACACCGGCTTCCACCCAAATTGCTGGTACGAACGCGAATTTGACGTGCCGGCAGGCGGAGGAAGAGTGCTGCTGCAATTTGCCGCAGTAGATTATCGTGCCCGTGTCTGGGTCAACGGTCAATTCATCACAGAACATGAAGGCGGCAACACCCCGTTCACCGCCGACATGACCCACGTTCTGAATGAAAATGGGCCGCAGCGGGTAACAGTCTGGGCGCAAGACGACCCCCAAGACTTAGCCAAACCCCGTGGCAAGCAAGATTGGCAGCTGGAACCCCACAGTATTTGGTATCCGCGTACAACCGGCATCTGGCAAACCGTCTGGGTTGAACGCGTTCCCCCCACGTATATCAGAAACATTCGCTGGACACCGGACTTCGAGCGCTGGGAAATCGGCTTTGAAGCCTTTGTTTCCGGCGAACCGTGCAATGACATCCAACTGAAGGTGAAACTCTCCCTTGGGTGCCAGATGCTCGTTAATGATACCTACGAAGTCATTAACCGGGAAGTTCACCGCCGCATCGCCCTTTCCGACCCAGGCATCGACGACTACCGCAACGAATTGCTTTGGAGTCCGGAAAAGCCTAGCCTGATCGACGCCGAGATTGAGCTTTGGTGTGATGGCCAACTCATGAATGTCGTTAGATCCTATACGGCAATGCGGTGTGTCGCGATCCAGCGTGACCGCTTCATGCTCAACGGGCGTCCCTACTATTTGCGGCTGGTTCTCGACCAAGGCTACTGGCCCGAAAGCTTCATGACCGCGCCCTCAGATGAGGCGTTGCGGCGGGATGTCGAGTTAGTCAAAGCGATGGGATTTAACGGGGTGCGGAAACACCAGAAAATTGAAGACCCCCGCTTTTTATACTGGGCAGACGTGCTCGGTTTGCTCGTTTGGGAAGAAATGCCCAGCGCCTACCGCTTCACCCCGAAAGCCGTGGAACGCATTACGAAGGAATGGGCGGAGGTCATTGAGCGGGATGTCAGCCACCCCTGTATCGTGGTGTGGGTGCCGTTCAATGAATCTTGGGGCGTTCCGAACTTAACAGAAAGTGCAGCGCACCGGAACTATGTGCAAGCGCTGTATCACTTGACCAAAACCCTCGATCCGACGCGCCCGGTAATCGGCAACGATGGCTGGGAAAGTACGGATACAGACATTATTGCGATTCACGATTACGACAACAAACCCCAGCGTTTAGAAAAGCGCTACGGGCCGCAGGTTGACCTGACGAAACTGTTCGACCGGCAGCGTCCCGGCGGGCGCATCCTCACCCTCGACGGCCACCCCCACCAGGGACAGCCGGTGATGCTCACCGAGTTCGGCGGTATTGCCTATGCCGGTCGCGAAGCACCCGAAACCGACAAAGTCTGGGGATATGTACGGGCAGAGGAAATTTCAGAACTGCAATTGCGCTACACAGCGCTGTTGGAAGTGGTGAACAGAATAGAGATGTTCAGCGGATTCTGTTACACGCAGTTAACGGATACGTTTCAGGAAGCCAATGGCTTACTGTATGGCGACCGCACACCCAAATTTCCCATTGAAGCAATCGCAACGGCAACCTTAGGAGGAGAGGAAGAGGACGATGTATTCTGTGGAACGATTAAAGCCGGATGGCCGCAAGCTGACCCTATACAGTCGATTCCCCATTGA
- a CDS encoding M24 family metallopeptidase, translating to MNRFTEEVSTKLALIRNALSETEAQGVRLRGTDWFAWATAGASNTVLLTAETGVAEVLVTAGDAWVLTDEIEAQRFKDEELPNNFKVHVNPWADAAARESFVREVTHDGKVLSDRPIPHVEKRLPASLQLQKQVLLSSELERYREVGRKASEAMTEVLLAAKPTWTEYQLAGAGAEALWARGLHPALTLVAGDRRLPLYRHATATGESLGRQAMLVFCARGYGVFANLTRFVSFGKLPDKDAQLHQHVREIESLALAVCQPETPLNQVYKTLEQAYNAHGYPQAIYQHHQGGTTGYLSREIVANPNTDDLLKANMAMAWNPSLPGAKIEDTFVILEGGKLENLTFDPNWPSVEVEGRQRPVPVEVT from the coding sequence ATGAATCGATTCACTGAAGAAGTCTCCACGAAGCTAGCGTTAATCCGCAACGCCCTAAGTGAAACCGAGGCGCAAGGTGTGCGACTGCGCGGCACAGATTGGTTTGCTTGGGCAACTGCCGGCGCATCTAACACGGTATTGCTCACTGCAGAAACCGGCGTGGCGGAAGTGTTGGTGACTGCCGGTGATGCCTGGGTTCTAACCGATGAAATTGAAGCGCAGCGCTTTAAGGATGAAGAACTGCCCAATAATTTCAAGGTGCACGTTAATCCTTGGGCGGATGCGGCTGCCCGTGAGTCTTTCGTGCGCGAAGTCACCCATGACGGGAAAGTTTTAAGCGACCGGCCTATTCCTCATGTCGAGAAGCGATTACCTGCGTCTTTACAACTGCAAAAACAAGTGCTTTTGTCAAGTGAATTGGAGCGGTATCGCGAAGTGGGGCGTAAGGCAAGCGAAGCCATGACAGAAGTGCTGTTAGCCGCTAAGCCGACTTGGACAGAATACCAACTAGCTGGTGCCGGTGCTGAGGCGTTGTGGGCGAGAGGGCTGCATCCAGCGTTGACTTTGGTTGCCGGTGACAGGCGGTTGCCGCTTTACCGGCACGCAACAGCCACAGGCGAATCCCTAGGCCGGCAAGCGATGCTGGTGTTTTGCGCCAGGGGATACGGAGTTTTTGCCAATCTCACCCGATTTGTTTCATTTGGAAAACTTCCAGATAAAGACGCCCAATTGCACCAGCACGTTCGCGAAATTGAATCCCTAGCCTTGGCTGTTTGTCAACCAGAAACGCCCCTCAATCAGGTTTACAAAACTCTGGAACAAGCTTATAACGCGCACGGTTATCCCCAAGCAATTTATCAACATCACCAGGGAGGAACGACTGGATATTTGTCACGAGAAATTGTGGCAAATCCTAATACGGACGATCTGTTAAAAGCAAATATGGCGATGGCTTGGAATCCCAGTTTGCCTGGGGCAAAAATTGAAGATACTTTTGTGATTCTTGAAGGTGGGAAGTTAGAAAATTTAACGTTCGATCCCAATTGGCCAAGTGTTGAAGTTGAAGGAAGGCAGCGCCCGGTGCCGGTGGAGGTTACATAA
- a CDS encoding STAS domain-containing protein yields MSLVIKAIQYPEKLDKKRIAQFHREIEAVVAAGGNIILIDFKNVSFISSPGLIPLVSAFRKVKVAGCKFFVCSMNAQVRMLFELTGLNQVFETFTTNRDDFSKPAFSKNISFKSSTLKVSQLVEK; encoded by the coding sequence ATGAGTCTGGTTATAAAAGCGATCCAATATCCCGAAAAATTGGACAAGAAACGGATCGCCCAGTTTCATCGAGAAATTGAAGCCGTGGTTGCTGCTGGAGGGAATATTATTTTGATCGACTTCAAAAATGTTTCATTTATTAGCAGTCCAGGTTTAATTCCTCTAGTTTCAGCGTTTAGAAAAGTTAAAGTCGCTGGATGCAAATTCTTTGTTTGCTCCATGAACGCCCAAGTCAGAATGTTATTTGAGTTAACGGGTTTGAATCAAGTTTTTGAGACTTTTACTACTAATCGAGATGATTTTTCCAAGCCGGCTTTCTCAAAAAATATCTCATTCAAATCTTCTACGCTCAAAGTGAGTCAGTTAGTCGAAAAATAA
- the galE gene encoding UDP-glucose 4-epimerase GalE: MPESKSTILVTGGAGYIGSHAVLALQQAGYDPIVLDNLVYGHREIVEEVLKVKLIVGDTNDRALLDDLFATHSIDAVMHFAAYIAVGESVTDPGKYYRNNVNGTLTLLEAMVAANIKQFVFSSTCAVYGMPKTVPMAEDHPQDPISPYATSKQMVERILADFDIAYGLKSVAFRYFNAAGAEASGLLGEDHNPETHLIPLVLLTALGKRESVSIFGTDYPTSDGTCIRDYIHVSDLAQAHVLGLEYLQKGGDSNVFNLGNGSGFTVRDVIESARLITGKEIKIIESERRAGDPPALVGSSDKARKTLGWNPQYPDIKEILTHAWQWHQKRHIN, encoded by the coding sequence ATGCCAGAAAGCAAATCAACTATTTTAGTCACCGGCGGTGCCGGCTACATTGGCAGCCATGCGGTACTCGCCCTGCAGCAAGCCGGTTACGATCCGATCGTTCTTGACAATCTGGTGTACGGGCATCGAGAAATTGTTGAAGAGGTATTAAAGGTTAAGTTGATTGTCGGCGATACCAATGATCGTGCTTTACTGGATGACCTTTTTGCGACTCACTCCATTGACGCTGTCATGCATTTCGCCGCCTATATTGCCGTCGGTGAATCCGTTACAGATCCAGGCAAATATTACCGCAATAATGTCAATGGAACGCTGACGCTTTTAGAAGCAATGGTGGCGGCAAATATCAAGCAATTTGTCTTCTCCTCCACTTGTGCGGTTTACGGAATGCCAAAAACTGTTCCGATGGCTGAAGATCACCCTCAAGATCCGATCAGTCCTTACGCAACCAGCAAGCAAATGGTGGAGCGTATCTTAGCAGATTTCGATATAGCTTATGGCTTAAAATCAGTTGCTTTCCGTTATTTTAACGCTGCCGGTGCTGAGGCAAGCGGCTTGCTGGGAGAAGACCACAACCCGGAAACTCATTTAATTCCTTTAGTATTACTAACTGCCTTGGGTAAACGAGAATCTGTCTCCATTTTTGGCACCGACTATCCAACTTCAGACGGCACTTGCATTCGAGATTATATTCATGTGAGTGATTTAGCTCAAGCTCATGTTTTAGGCTTGGAATATTTGCAAAAAGGGGGAGATAGTAACGTATTTAACTTAGGGAATGGCAGCGGGTTTACCGTGAGAGATGTGATAGAATCGGCACGTCTGATAACCGGCAAAGAAATTAAAATCATAGAAAGCGAACGCAGAGCCGGCGATCCTCCTGCCTTGGTGGGAAGTAGCGACAAAGCCCGAAAAACTTTAGGTTGGAATCCCCAATATCCTGACATCAAAGAAATTCTCACTCACGCATGGCAATGGCACCAAAAGCGACATATTAACTAG
- the galT gene encoding galactose-1-phosphate uridylyltransferase, with the protein MYSVERLKPDGRKLTLYSRFPIDPAIKATSPSDEPVQANPHLRWHPLRGEWIAYASHRQGRTFMPPPEYNPLAPSINPEFPTELPQGKYDVAVFDNRFPSLALAAQNPPASIVETLPANGACEVVVFTQDPEATFGSLPLDHLELLLQVWADRTRAIGENPHIQYVLPFENRGVEMGVTLLHPHGQIYAYPLVPPVPARMLECQQAYYRQHQRGVLEDLIQKEIADKQRIIYLDEHAIAFVPACARYPYEVWVAPIKPVATFGDLTPQQRQALARALKTVTLKYDGMWHRPFPYLMAWFQAPTDGQPHPEAHLHAEFYPPYRTSERLKYLAGTELAAGLFANDALPEEKAKDLQAVVVNIETPVAL; encoded by the coding sequence ATGTATTCTGTGGAACGATTAAAGCCGGATGGCCGCAAGCTGACCCTATACAGTCGATTCCCCATTGACCCCGCCATAAAAGCCACCAGCCCCAGCGATGAGCCGGTGCAGGCGAACCCTCACCTGCGCTGGCATCCCTTGCGGGGAGAATGGATAGCCTATGCCAGCCACCGGCAAGGGCGCACGTTTATGCCGCCGCCGGAATACAATCCTTTGGCACCCAGCATCAATCCTGAGTTTCCCACGGAACTACCTCAGGGGAAATATGATGTGGCGGTGTTCGACAACCGCTTTCCCTCTTTGGCGCTGGCGGCGCAAAATCCGCCGGCAAGTATTGTGGAGACGCTGCCGGCAAATGGGGCGTGTGAGGTGGTGGTGTTTACGCAAGATCCGGAAGCCACTTTCGGTTCCCTGCCGCTAGATCACCTGGAACTGCTGTTGCAAGTCTGGGCAGATCGGACACGGGCAATTGGAGAAAATCCTCACATTCAGTATGTGCTGCCCTTCGAGAACCGGGGCGTGGAAATGGGGGTGACGTTGCTGCATCCCCACGGGCAAATCTACGCCTATCCCTTGGTACCGCCGGTGCCGGCAAGGATGCTGGAATGTCAGCAAGCCTATTACCGGCAACACCAACGAGGTGTGCTGGAAGATTTGATTCAAAAGGAAATTGCGGACAAACAGCGGATTATCTATCTGGATGAACACGCCATCGCTTTCGTGCCGGCGTGTGCGCGTTATCCCTATGAAGTGTGGGTTGCCCCGATCAAGCCGGTTGCGACGTTTGGGGATCTGACGCCACAACAGCGTCAAGCACTCGCCAGAGCTTTAAAGACCGTCACCCTCAAATATGATGGGATGTGGCACCGGCCTTTCCCTTACTTGATGGCGTGGTTTCAAGCGCCGACAGATGGGCAGCCGCATCCCGAAGCACATCTGCACGCAGAGTTCTATCCGCCCTACCGCACAAGTGAACGCCTCAAGTATCTGGCGGGAACTGAACTGGCAGCAGGGCTGTTTGCGAACGATGCTTTGCCAGAGGAAAAAGCCAAAGATTTACAGGCAGTTGTCGTGAATATCGAAACGCCAGTGGCTTTATGA